One genomic window of Litoribacterium kuwaitense includes the following:
- a CDS encoding M20 metallopeptidase family protein — protein MFTTLDEMFMSMVDIRRYFHQHPELSFQEKNTTEKIVETYRKLGIPFREHVGGNGVVATIDGKHRGKTVALRADFDALPIQDEKDVPYKSTVPGVMHACGHDAHTSTLLHVAEAFWQHKEDLKGTIVLIHQHAEELHPGGAKQMIEDGCLEGVDMIFGTHLWSTTPTGTVQVTPGPMMAAADRIDIVVQGKGGHGAEPHLAKDAILAASQLVTNLQTVVSRSINPLNSAVLTIGSFESKNAFNIIADQVKLSGTVRTFQADVRDRVEQEVRRICQGTALNNDVDIHLTYTRSYPAVVNDAKAIDFVKKGAATVPDIEDVTYMKPVMPAEDFSYYLQHVPGAFFFTGAQPEGVQTPYPHHHPKFDINEKGMLIAAKTLTAAALAYLQA, from the coding sequence ATGTTTACTACACTTGACGAGATGTTTATGAGCATGGTTGATATAAGAAGATACTTCCATCAGCATCCTGAGCTCTCGTTCCAAGAAAAAAACACCACCGAAAAAATCGTTGAAACTTACAGAAAATTGGGTATTCCCTTTCGAGAACACGTCGGTGGCAACGGTGTTGTGGCGACGATTGACGGAAAGCACCGAGGCAAAACGGTTGCCTTACGTGCCGATTTTGACGCACTTCCGATCCAAGACGAAAAAGATGTACCTTACAAATCAACTGTCCCAGGGGTTATGCATGCATGCGGTCATGATGCCCATACGTCAACATTACTGCATGTAGCTGAAGCCTTTTGGCAACACAAGGAAGACTTAAAAGGCACAATCGTTCTCATTCATCAGCACGCTGAAGAGCTTCATCCAGGAGGGGCAAAACAAATGATTGAAGACGGCTGTTTAGAAGGAGTCGATATGATTTTCGGAACCCACCTCTGGTCAACAACACCGACTGGAACGGTTCAGGTGACGCCGGGGCCGATGATGGCGGCAGCGGACCGTATCGATATTGTTGTACAAGGAAAAGGCGGACATGGTGCCGAGCCTCACCTTGCTAAAGACGCCATCCTTGCAGCCTCACAGCTAGTCACCAATTTACAAACTGTCGTAAGTCGGAGCATCAATCCGCTCAATTCTGCGGTACTAACCATTGGCTCTTTTGAAAGTAAAAACGCTTTTAACATTATTGCCGATCAAGTCAAACTAAGCGGTACCGTCCGCACGTTTCAAGCGGATGTGCGTGATCGTGTCGAGCAAGAGGTTCGGCGCATTTGCCAAGGGACAGCTTTAAATAATGATGTCGATATTCATCTGACCTATACTCGGAGCTACCCTGCCGTTGTCAATGATGCAAAAGCCATTGATTTTGTTAAAAAAGGGGCAGCAACAGTACCCGACATAGAAGACGTCACTTATATGAAGCCTGTCATGCCAGCTGAAGACTTTTCGTACTATTTGCAACACGTCCCCGGCGCATTTTTCTTTACAGGGGCACAGCCTGAGGGGGTACAAACTCCTTACCCACATCATCACCCTAAATTTGACATTAATGAAAAAGGCATGCTGATCGCTGCGAAAACATTAACTGCTGCTGCACTCGCCTATTTACAAGCATAG
- a CDS encoding DUF2164 family protein, translating to MLMPITIPKREKLLLLEQFRQEVEKELGEDPGPFVGEHLMDFILKQAGPYVYNMAIQDARMMLEEKYDSMVEELYSLEKRHPKL from the coding sequence ATGTTAATGCCTATAACGATACCAAAACGAGAAAAACTTTTGCTGTTAGAACAATTTCGTCAAGAAGTGGAAAAGGAGCTTGGGGAGGATCCCGGCCCTTTCGTTGGAGAACACCTAATGGACTTTATTTTAAAGCAGGCTGGTCCCTACGTGTATAATATGGCCATACAAGACGCACGAATGATGCTCGAAGAGAAATACGACAGTATGGTGGAAGAGTTGTATTCGCTTGAAAAAAGGCATCCTAAACTGTAA
- a CDS encoding type 1 glutamine amidotransferase domain-containing protein, translating into MASIAVVMTSEFEDIEFTAPKKSFQDAGHTMTVISFAKGQELKGKQGEAVVTSDLSIDEANPQQFDALLIPGGFSPDQLRADHRFVSFAKDFMFEDKPVFAICHGPQLLITAETLQGRKVTGYISIQQDLKYAGATVFDKEVVTCGNLVTSRVPDDIPAFNQASLAKLAN; encoded by the coding sequence ATGGCAAGCATTGCTGTTGTGATGACGAGTGAGTTTGAAGATATTGAATTTACAGCGCCGAAAAAAAGTTTTCAAGACGCGGGACATACGATGACCGTCATTAGCTTTGCGAAAGGACAAGAACTTAAAGGGAAACAAGGCGAGGCTGTCGTAACTTCGGACCTAAGCATTGACGAAGCAAACCCTCAACAGTTTGATGCGCTGCTCATTCCGGGCGGATTCTCGCCAGATCAGCTTCGGGCAGATCATCGATTTGTTTCCTTTGCTAAAGATTTTATGTTTGAGGACAAGCCGGTCTTTGCCATATGTCATGGTCCCCAGCTTCTAATTACGGCAGAAACGTTGCAAGGACGAAAAGTAACTGGCTATATCTCCATTCAGCAAGATTTAAAATATGCCGGTGCGACGGTGTTTGATAAGGAGGTCGTGACGTGTGGAAATTTAGTGACGAGTCGTGTGCCGGACGACATCCCTGCCTTTAATCAAGCAAGCTTGGCAAAGCTTGCGAACTAA
- a CDS encoding antibiotic biosynthesis monooxygenase — MIAISIGTYHYLSKWREAHPDKETACYISGPTAVLVINDDTPPKEFKEAKTYDVLSSAGPLQGAFAAFQYLSITEEGQPLFEQRHRELHKKVQPSSGLHGIHVLVPRKGHQYVVMSVWDKETSYQYHSVPLVDEHFLQKGPHSLFEPSFTKVYHEPVEDREESDDV; from the coding sequence ATGATCGCCATTTCCATTGGGACGTATCACTATTTAAGCAAATGGAGAGAGGCTCATCCTGACAAAGAAACGGCCTGTTATATTTCCGGACCGACAGCTGTCCTCGTCATAAACGATGATACCCCTCCAAAAGAATTTAAGGAGGCAAAAACGTATGACGTACTGTCCTCCGCTGGACCGTTACAAGGGGCTTTTGCTGCCTTTCAATACCTTTCTATTACTGAAGAAGGTCAGCCGCTTTTCGAACAGCGTCACCGAGAGCTTCATAAAAAGGTTCAGCCTAGTTCAGGACTGCACGGTATACACGTTCTCGTCCCTCGTAAAGGGCACCAATATGTCGTTATGAGTGTCTGGGATAAAGAAACGAGCTACCAGTACCATTCTGTCCCTTTAGTTGATGAACATTTTTTACAAAAAGGACCTCATTCGTTGTTTGAACCATCCTTTACGAAGGTGTATCATGAACCAGTAGAAGATCGTGAAGAAAGCGACGATGTTTAA